A region of the Carya illinoinensis cultivar Pawnee chromosome 16, C.illinoinensisPawnee_v1, whole genome shotgun sequence genome:
GGCCTCCATGTTTGCTTCACACTCTCAAGCTCAGGAGTTCCAGATTCGTTTACAACTCACCAATCTCGCCAAAGGTGAACAATTAATCTGAGACTACTTTGGGAAGGCACATTCACTTGTTGACTCTCTTGCTGCCATTGGGAATACTCGTCCAGACAAAGAAGTCATCACCTACCTTCTTAATGGATTAGGTACTTCCTATGAAGCATTTACTACTTCAATAACTACTCGGGTTGACCCCCTTACATCTCATGAATTATTTCAACTATTGCTTATTCATGAAACTCATATTTCTCACCAAACAAGGAGTCCTATCTCCTCTCTTAAGCCCTCTATGAATTTCAGCTCCTCTGGTCAACGAAATCAACAAAGTCATGGGAATTATCGTGGTGGCCGCCAAGGACATGGACGAGGTCATTACTCTGGTAACAATCGCAGGGGACGCTCATTCTCCCAATCTTCCTCACCACAGTCTGCGTACAAAAATCAACGCCCCACATATCAAGTCTACAATAAATCTAGCCATATTGCTCTGCAGTGTAGATACCGTTTTGATCATGCCTATCAACTCAAAGCTCTGTCGTCCTTTTCAGCTCGCTACACTGCTTTGAGTTCAATGTTTGATGCTGCTTGGTATCTTGACTTTAGCGCCACACACCATATCACCAATGATCTTagtaatttgaatatttcatcAGAATCATATATTGGTAGTGACTCAATACGGGTTGGAGACGGTACAGGCATCCCAATTCAAAACTGTGTTGactcttatttttctttaaacaatACTTCATTTCGTCTTAAAAATCTTCTACATGTTCTTGCTATAACCAAAAACTTGATTTTAGCTCTTCGCTCTTGCATCGACAATTCttgttattttgaatttcactcGTCTCACTTTTCTGTGAAGGACAACAAGACAACAATTGTACTCCTCACCAGACCAACTCTTAATGGACTTTATGTCTTTCCCAACTCTGCTCCAGTACCTTCAAGCCCCTCCTCTCATCTTGGTGAATGGACCAATAAAGCCCAATGGCATAGACAGCTTGGCCATCCCTCTTTGGGCCTAGTTTCTCGCACATTACATCAATACTGTTTACCCACAATTTCGAATGacttagttttcttttgtacTGAATGTCCTATTGCAAAAGCTCATTAGTTACCATTTAGTTCTAATCGAGCTGTTTATACTAAGCCCCTTCATTTGTTATGTGTTGATGTTTGGGGCCCAGAACCCCATATTTCCATACTTGGTTTTAAATTATCTCTTATTTGTGGATCAATCCACATGTTATACTTGGTTTTTtcctctaaaattaaaatttgatgttGCACATATTTTTACCACTTTCCTACCATATCTTGAACGGTAAtttaataccaaaattttaGTTCTTCAAACGGATGGTGGTGGGGAATTTAAACCCCTCACTCCACTTTGCCACGAGTTTGGTATTACTCACCATTTCTCTTGCCTGCAaacacatcaacaaaatggaCTCATTGAGTGTAAACATAGACATATCATTGAAACCGGGCTTGCACTCTTAGCCCAATCATCATTACCTTGTTCTTATTGGGCTGATACATTTGAAATAGATGTCTTTCTTATTAATCTTCTTCCTTCATCgattaccaaaaacaaatctcCACATTTTTTAGGTTATCACACTGAGATTACAAATTTCTAAAGGTTTTTGGTTGTGAAAGTTGGCCCAATCTCAGGCCCTATCTCCATAataaactcaatttttgctctatttcATGTCTCTTCTTAGGCTATAGTTCATCTCGTAAAGGTTATAAGTGTTTAGATCTACAAAAGAATAGGCTATACATTTCAAGGGATGTTCTTTTCAGTGAAGCCTTATTTCCATTCTCAAAAACatggtccaattcaattctttCACCTTCCATCCCACAAAAAATTTCTCTACCATTATTCAATCCGTCTATTCTAGGCCCAAGACCCAACCCAACAGTGACAACCCAAAACTCTATGACTTCATCTTCAACCTCTCGACTTAGTCCTTCCCTTGTGTCTCAAAACACTCATTCTCCTGATCATACCTTCCAGCGTATCTCCACCACCTCCCTCAATCGAACCACCTCAACCTCCCTCCCTTCTTGTTCCACCTTACTCACTTATCATAACTCATTCTCACACAAATTCTTCCAGACCACGAGTTTTTAAGGATGGCACTGTTTCATATCCCTCTCACTATTGTTTTACTACCTGCATAAATGTTCTTGAtgatcattcaagtttttctgtAGCTTTAAAGTTTCCAAGATGGCATGCTGCGATGCAACAAGAGTTCATGGCCCTACAACAAAATCAAACATGGAGCTTAGTTCCTCCAACTCCCACTGCCAATATTCTTGGCTGCTGCTGGGTGTTTCAGACCAAGACCAAGGTTGATGGTTCCTTTGAGAGAAGAAATGCACGACTGGTAGCAAAAGGCTATCATCAGCTCTATGGCTTGGACTACTATGAGACTTTCAGCCCAGTGGTCAAGCTTCAACAGTTCGTCTTGTAATTTCTATTGATGTCACAAGATCTTGGCCTCTAAGACAACTTGACATCCAGAATGCCTTTTTGCATGGTTCCCTAATAGATGAGGTCTATATGCAGTAGCCCCAAGGATTTGTTGATCCAACACGTACAAATTTCATATGCAAATTACACAAAGTCATCTATGGATTAAAGCAAGCTCTAAGAGCATAGTTTGCTCAACTTAGCTCCTAGttacttgattttggctttacTTCTTCAAAGGCTAACCcctctctatttattttaactcaCTCTGATGTGCAAATCTATTTTCTAGTGTATGTAGATGACATggtcatcacttcttcacatcAATTTGCCATTGATCATCTCGTAGCAGCCTTGGGACGAGCCTTTCCAGTCAAAGACATAGGtgctctttctctttttcttggcATTGAAGTTGATCATACTAGCATTGGTTTAATTATTTCCCATCGGAAGTACATTAAGCAACTTCTCACCAAAAGCAAGATGCTCTATGCAAAGCCAATCATGTCTCCCATGGCAGTCAATCTCAAGCTCTCTAAATTTGACTCACCTAATTTTGAAGATCCCACTCTTTATCGAAGTATTGTCGGGGGGCTCCAATGCTTGTCCACTCTTATTGGACTGCAGTCAAGCGTATACTATGCTATCTCAAGGCAACTATCAACCATGGCCTACTGATTAAATCTCAGAACATCTTCAAGCTTCAAGTATACTCTGATGCGGATTGGGGAAGCTGTCCTAATGATTGAAAGTGTATACTAATGCAGATTGTGTATACTTAGGGAATCACTTAATATCATGGAGCTCCAAGAAGCAAAGCACCGTCACTCGATCCTCAATAGAAGTTGAATATAAATCACTGGCATCCTCTACAGCAGAAGTCATTTGCCTTCAAACTGTGCTACGTGAACTTGGTGTTTCTCTTCCCACAACTCCTATTTTGTGGTGTGATAACATTGGGGCTACGTACTTGTCAGTCAACCCTATTTATCATTCCAAAACAAAGCACATGGATATAGATTTCCACTTTGTAAGGGATAGAGTTGCAGCAAAATCCTTGCAAGTCTCCTTCTACAACTCATAAGATCAGAAAGCAGATCTCCTCACAAAGCCTATTGTTGTTGATCGACTTCATTTCAAGATGAGTCTTCATGTGGTTGATACCCCCCTTGACTTGAGGGGGCATATTAAGCTGAATGACTCAGCTAGCAATTTCATCAAACAAGATAAGGACATCACTGGCACTACTGCAATTACATAACAACCGAATATTCCATCCTCTGCAGCCATACAACAGATTCACAATTATTCTAGATTGTACAGTAGAGAAATTAGTTACAAGTTTTTCTCTCAAGTTATTTGTAAACAACcgtattattttcttatataaatatacagCCTAAGGGCCTCAACAAGAACAGAGAAGTTTATTCCATTTTTCTGCGTTCATTTAACATACGCCATCGTTCATAAGCTGAGCACCCAGCTATAGTCTGGTAGCGGATTGGTCATGCATTCTAATGGCAATGTTGGGGTCTATCATATGTAGATAGAGCCTTGCATGGCTGTTCAGTTAGTGTGCATGGCAACTTTGTGATGTTGAGTCAAGTTGTCGTAGCTTGGAATGCAAGTGATGCATCTACGCACTTGCGAGATCCCTCGGGCAATGCGTATGATTATCTAGAGAAATTCCTTTTAGCATTGTAAGTGAATTTCTGGACCGCCTTGGATTTCTAACACCGTTATAATTTGTCTTGTCCAATCTAGTTGTGTTGGAATTGTGGGCCGAGAGACCAGTGAAGTGTTGGGAAATTCTATTGTAGTTGGTGTCGAATTTTGGGCCGAGGGCCGAATGAAGTGTTGGGAACCAAGTTAGAGAACTATGTATTGGTTGGTTTTGTGGCAACGATGATATTTGTTTGTGAACTGTATGATTGTTTGTAGATTGCCATGCCAtccaatatttttctattcacaCATATGcatttctaattgttattatttatctttataaatGTGCCTTGCTCTATGTCTGCATTGTGCATATTATTGATAAATGCTCTACTCTCTGACTGTGCTGTGAAATGTGTGGAAATTGTGTCTTGGTGTAAAAGTGTTGAGAAATTCTTTTGAGGGTGCATgcgtatcacgaccctaagctgagatggggcattatctcggtgaaacttctctggtcactcgggagcgaatAAAATTGAATGATGCCCCTGGGTTGTTGCTGGGTGACAACGAGCTCGAATGAGACGGTAATGCTCTTATGCTGACTTTGTGGCCCATTTACTAGCGGGGGTTCGAGGATGCCTGGTCACGTATGAGTTCGGTGCAGAGCTAAGCATTGCTctttacgaagtcacacgcacgGTCTTTACCCGTGGTGTGATGAATGGAGCCAGAGTATGCggatggtccctaggggagacCATAGTGCATACCGTAACCAATGAATATTTTTCGTGggggatttttggcgtgagtggtttaaCGGATGTCGTCTTGTGTAAATTATAAAGAAAGGGTATTTTGGTCTTTTTTCACTATTGTTGTTCTTGTTGTTGTATGCCTCGTGTTGGAAATGTTTGGTTGTGGACAATGTTTTTCTTGTTGAGGTTGCAAAATCTCATATGGTGTTTCCACCTAAGTTTTCATTTCATGGAACCGTATATTTCGATGCCGAAGAAGGGTTTGTGCTTCGAAGAACCGACCCCACCCGAGTAGTGAAGACTTGGAATATTTATAATGGTGATTTGAGAGTTTTACCTTTAGTTTACTTTATCAATTGGATAACTGTAATATTTTTGTGAGGAGTATTAGATTGGGTCGTAGACTTTAACTTTTTGGTACTTAGCTTGAACTGCCTTTAAATTTTTCCACTGCATATATTTAACATATACACATATTGTATGTTTACACACACTTGCACTCTGCAATGGGGTGTGTGACCCAAGTGGCCATCACCTTGGTGTCACAACTCCTACCAAATCACATGTGGGGGTCGAAGGTGCCACATCAGGGGTGAGCATCGATCAATCGGAGTCAGTATCCCCTATATCAAACTCTGATTCGACTTTGTTAGAGTTTGAATatgaattttaactttgactttGACTTACATTGGTTCTGTTCTAACTCTAACTCTGATTTATTGGAGCTTAGTCAAAATTGAGCTTTTTTTAGGCTTCCTATTCTCCTTATCATTAGCAAGCCCATATGACAAAAAACTTATCCACAAGAAATAATCTCAGGGTACTGGGGAGACTACCGTAAGTGTGGGTTGACTGGAGTAGGGACGACAGTGCGACAACGCACTGCAAATTCATAAAATCACCATAAACTGCttaagattttgaaaattaCCAAGAGGGGAGATGCTTGGAGTAGTGGTGGCCAATTGCGAGGAGCAATGGCAGTTCTAGGAACTTCTTGTGTGTAGAGGGACAACAACACGACAGGAGAAGAAAGATATAGAGAAGTGATGGGTCTATGAGTCAGTATAAATAGGCTAAACTATTAGCCTGtttatattattgtataaatatattatattataataattaacacatactagtatagtgtgttttactatatatctatatatataaacagattttcttttaaaaaaaaaggaccttGTTTTATTATAGGGTTTGCTTTAAAATCCAGTCCCCCTCCCGCTcgcgtctctctctctttcctctcttaGTCTCTCTATTTAGACTTctttgtgtgcgtgtgtgtgggTTGGTTGTGAACATGTGGTTATTTTTCATGGGACTTTTGGATTTTCTCCGTGGGTGGGCCGTGGGGGGCAGACGACTATAAGGGCCAATCCGCCTCCAGGCATCTAGATGGGGGCCTTTGCCCAGGGGCTCAAACTACCCCTTACTCATATGTGGGCGAGGGGCGGGCAGGGGTAACCCCTCATCTTTGGGTTGTAGGTTGTAGCCCTAGGGCctaaatcaatcatttttagtAAGGCATTTATAAATTATTGGTCTAGAGAAGTCTTTTTCAATTTACATTTACAAAACTTATTTTAGATTCCTAGaaataattataatcattattgtCAATAAAGCTCTACAAACAACCCATGCATTtgggaaggaaagaaaaaaaggactCCTGCCTCTTAAAGGGTGACACAAAAACTTTTTATGAATACTCGAAAAGTAGATTTAGCTAGTCATAGTTTTCATATTGTGTATTAAATTGATAGTGACGAAAGGCAAATGTACCCTTAGTACGAGAGTATGTGAGATAATTATTATGtggaaataagatgagaatttggaCACCTTCATATCTCAATACCAACACTAGAAATGCAAAACAGATTAACATGAGAGAAAGTTTCGTTATCATCTAGTGAACTCAAACATAATAGTATTTTGAGAAAGGAAATTATAacatcatcatatatatttaaaaacataatcataaagtatactcaagaaaaaaaaaaaaacttataccAATGAGTATGTTTTTGGTAATTAGGAAATATTACTAACATCTTTATAAATCAATGacttaaaatgaaaatagaggGCTTGATTGTGCgccaaaaaatttcaaaaaaataaaaataagcctttaaacaagaaaagttcaataaatgaaagaactaaaagtcTCTCTCTAAAAAGAGTTCCAGTCCTCAGTAAGGAGAGTCTCAAGTGAAGGGTGATGGATGAAATTGAAGATAGGTGGAATAATCTGAGGCTTacggaggaagaggaagagatcaTTGAGCTTCCTCAAGGAGGAGAAGAGGAGATACAGCGCAAGGGTGATAGAAGCCTTATCGGGAAGATATGTTCAGATCGAGTCATTGGCAAGGAAATTATAGCTAATGCAATGGGGAAGATTTGGAGAATCAGCAAGCGAGCTGTGTTTCAGGAGGTGgaaaaaaatgtatttgttATTACTTTCGCCAACCACGCTGATAGACAGAGGATCCTTGATGGTAAACCCTGGCTATTTGCAAGTATGTTATTTATGATTCTGCCTTATGATGGAGACTTACAACCTGGGAAAATGCATGCCGATAAAGAAACATTCTGGTTACAAGTTCACAATCTCCCTTTAGGCTTTATGACAGAAGAATGGGGACACCGTATCGGAGCATTGGTAGGAGAGGTGATGGATGTCGATGTTGATGAGGATGGGATAGGATGGGGCAAATGCTTGAGGGTGAGAGTCGAAATAAAATTACAGAAGGCCATAGCTAGAGGCAAAACTATAATGGTAAACGGGAAAGAGTTATGGCTAAGCTTTAAGTACGAGAAACTTCCAAAGATATGCTTCAACTGCGGGTGGATTCTACATGGCGAAAACGGGTCTCTGAATGCAAAAGAAGGAAACCTGGTTTCCATTTCTCAGTTTGGGTCGTGGCTAAGGGCAAAGGATAGTTATAAACGACGGCCAGTTTTTATTCCCTCAAATGGTAACTCAAATGGCCGTGAGGAAGGACAACTGGATCCTGTAAAGGAAGCTGGAGGTAGCGAAGCAGAAGGTTCTATGGGAAGCACTGCGAATAGGAGACAAGTTAAAGATTTAGCTCTGAACCAAAATAGAGTGAGGTCCGGTGGCAGTGAGAACCATGGCCTCGGAGGAGGAAAGGTAACAGTGGACAAGAGGCAAAAGATTTTGGCGGGAGATGGAGGGAAGACTGCTACAGAGGATGAGACTGATGGGACACAGTATGGGGCAATGCAGAGCGTAGGCATGAGTCTATACTACGGAGGAAACATGCATGGGGACGAGGATCGTGTAGGGCGGGAAACAACTGATACATTGATAGGCCTAACGGCAACGGGCTTGGCAAAAGTGGCTTTGGAAAAGCCTAAAGCTACAACGAGCCCAACAAACAGACTAAAGAGAGGAAACAGGATGATGGGGAAAGGTAGGCGAGGGAAATGACTATGTTCAAAAGTCAGTTATTAGCAACGGATCAAACAGAAGGAGGAGCGACTCCTAACCAAGGGAGTCGTAGGTGGAAACGCCATGCTAGAGGACAGGGACCAACTCCTATGGAGGGAGGTATGCGACCGGGGACCAAGAGAACAACAGAGTTTAATGAAGAGGACCAAGTTGCA
Encoded here:
- the LOC122298939 gene encoding uncharacterized mitochondrial protein AtMg00810-like, encoding MVITSSHQFAIDHLVAALGRAFPVKDIGALSLFLGIEVDHTSIGLIISHRKYIKQLLTKSKMLYAKPIMSPMAVNLKLSKFDSPNFEDPTLYRSIVGGLQCLSTLIGLQSSVYYAISRQLSTMAY